Within the Photobacterium swingsii genome, the region CTGTCACGCCGGGGAGCGCGCTGATTTTCGGTGTGGGAAGTCCTGTCCGTTTCGCCACTTATACTAAGCCCGAGTCTTACGACTCGGGCTTTTTTACATTTGTACTTTGGCGAATCATGACGCGGAAGCGGTCGTTCAGTTGGTTAGCCTCTTTACCTTGAAGGCAGCGGCCTGTCACGCCGGGGGCGCGCTGATTTTTGGTGTGGCAGTTTATCTATATAAAGTCCTGTCCGCCCCGCCATTTATACTAAGCCCCCTTTGTTCGCAAATAAGAAAGTACGACTTGGGCTTTTTTACGTCTGAAATTTATGCCTAACTTCTTATTTTGGTATGCCTGCGTGCTAAACAAACTGTAATTGCTTTGGAAGTTGCTTGTTGTAAAGCGTTAAAGCAAAAACGAAGGTCATGGCTTCAGCGACAGGAAGAGCAACTAAAAAGTGCCAAGGTGTGTTGAGCATAACGAAAATAAGGAGTAAGCCTACGGGTAAGAATAGCCCACGGCATAGTGCAATATAGGCGGATTGACGAGGCTGTTGGATAGCTGTGAAATACGCGGATAAGAGCAGGTTTAATCCGCTGAAAATAAAGCATGGCCAAATAAGATTTATAAATAGCATGGCATGTTGGCTTGCTGAGTCATTTATATCATCGAGAAATAAAGCGGTAATATAACTCGGTAAAAACCAAGCGAGGGTAACCATACCTAGGCTGACTGAAAGAACAGTCATACTTGATGTTACCATTACTTGCTGAACGCGAAGGTGCTGTTTTGCTCCAAAATTTTGGCTGATCAACACATGAACAGCATCGATCACCCCATAGAAAATCATAGTACCAACAAATAGCAGATAGTTAGTTACCGCAAAGCCAGCCACTCCATTTGTACCTGAATGGCGAAGCAGTAGCCAGTGAACAGTAAATATCACCACCCCGACTGCTATTTCATTGATGAATTCTGATACGCCATTGTATAGCGCTTGCATCAGAGTCGAGATCTTTAATGCGGTATGCGTAAGGTGTAATTGCCGATCTTTGTGACAAAAAAAGCTAAGCAAGATCAGGCACTGCCCTGTTTGTGCCAAGGTTGTTGCCCATGCGGCCCATTCAATTTCCCACCTTAGGTATCCTAAAAAGAATGCGTCTAGTGCGATATTCGTTGCTGCGCCCACCAGTAAGGCGATAGTTCCTAGCATAGGTTTGCCATCCGTTCGAATAAAGTAATACAACACCATGCCTGACAGTTGGATCACGAAGCAGAATGACATCACGGAGAGATAACGATACATCTCGTTATGTAATGCTGGCGGCGCACCGAGCAAGACAAATATTTTTGAATGAAAAAACATATTGAATATTGCCATCACAAGGGTAAAGGCGAGGATAGCCAGTAAGGAGAGGGTAAAAATAGCGTTAGCACTGACGTTGTCTTTTTCGCCTAAGTGTTTACCTGCAACTACAGAGCCGCCTATCGCGACCATTAAGGCGATAGCAAACATAAAGGTGAAATAGGGGATCAATAGGTTGATGGCCGCTAATGCATTCGCTCCTAAATAACGTCCGACAAAAATACCATCAACGACACCAGCCGTTGAGATAGCGAGTAATCCAAAAAGTGACGGAATTGCGTAATAAAAGAAGGTCGGTAGTACCGCTCCATCTAAGGCGCGATTATAAGGTGTCGTCATAAGGAGCAATCCATGAACTTAAGCATCATGCATCCATAGTGCTTAAGTTATCGATCGGAGACTAGCCTGCTGAACTTGCTTTTGAAGCACACTCAACCTTCCTTGTAACAAACGTAACTTGTGTTGAAATGAGAATCAATATCATCAAATATCATCTCCCCTGTTACGTGTTTGAGTTGGAAAACAGGCACGCTGAGCGGACTATAAATATGGCTTAGGTGGTTGTTAAGGTAGAAGGATAATGAGCTTGAGTGTGAAAAACATAGCGGAACATGCATCCTTTCAAGCTTTTATGAATTGTTACTTGCGAGAGGCTGACCAAGGTCATTGGAGTCAGGCTAACGTGTGGTATCAAAAGCTGAATAATTGTTCGAAAAAGCAGCCAGAGAGAGAAGGATTGTGGGTTGTTGAAGTTCCTTTGACGCACCTTGAAGGCAAACTGGCGGTTGAAGTCAGCTACAAAACAAATGTTGGTCGACATAGTTTTGGTGACATATGGCTTCAACGCAATCATGGGTGGCAACAAGAGACACCTCTGAACGCTGTGTTTATGTTAGTGCGAGAGATCTACTCAGCACTCGATGCCGATCCTATTATTGTGAGTCGAAAAGAACGAGAGTTGGTACTGCGCATTATTGATAGTGAACAAATCATGGCGCGTTACATCACTGAGCGTCACGCAGATCCTTTACTGAAAAGTACCCGCTTCATTGATGCAGAGCAGGCATTATTGTTTGGTCATTGGCAGCATCCGACACCTAAAAGTCGACAAGGTATGGTGGATTATCACCATCGACTATATGCCCCTGAGCAGAAAGGCGAGTTTATGCTCCACTATTTTAAGGTGGAACGTTCACTCGTGTGCCAACGCTCAGCAATATCACTATCGGCTGAAGATATTATTCAACAGTCACTGGCTGTTGAAGCTCTAGCGCTAGAGGATGCTGAAGCCACCGATTATGTTATTTTGCCTATGCACCCAATCCAGGCGCAATGGCTATTACATCAACCTCATGTCATGGCATTGATATCGCAACATCGCATTATCAATTGCGGTTTGCACGGCGTGTCTTTCACTGCAACCTCATCGGTACGTTCACTCTATAATCCTGTTATTCCATGGATGTATAAGTTTTCACTGCCAATCAAAATTACCAATTCGCTTCGAGTGAATAAACGTCATGAGTTAGAGGCTGGTGTTGTGATGGCTAGTTTGTATCATAAAACAGGCTTTTCTAGCCGTTATCCAAGTTTTCAGATTGTCAGTGATCCTGCTTATATTACGGTTGATTTACCTGGTTACTCTGAAAGTGGCTTTGAAGTCATTATTCGTGATAACCCTTTCCAACAAGGTCGTGATGAAAATACTGTCACCATAGCAGCCCTCACACAAGATCCTTTACCCGGGCAGCAATCATTATTACATGACATCATCACCACCCTCGTAGAGAAAACGGCAGCTTCGCTGGCACAAGTTAGTATGAAATGGTTTGCGCGATATTGGGATTGTGCGATAGATCCTATGATCCGCTTATACGACGAACACGGTATCGCGCTTGAGGCACACCAGCAAAACAGCGTAATAGCTTTGATGGATTTATACCCCGACACCTACTACTTTCGTGATAATCAAGGGTTTTACCTATCGACGGCTTACCGTACCTACCTTGAATCACTCGAACCCAGTTCAGCCACTGTGCATGATCTTTATTTTGATGATCAGGTGATTGTTGATCGCTTCTCTTATTACCTGATGGTGAATCACTTGTTTTCAATTATTGGTCGGTTTGGTGCGGATGGTTTGATTGATGAAACGACACTGCTGCTATTTGCTCAACAGCGATTAATGGCATTAAAAACAAGCTTAACGGGGGCTGGGTACCGCTTTGTCGATAGTTTATTAAGTCGAGATTTTATTCCTAGCAAAGCGAACTTACTGACACGGTTGCATGATATTGATGAGTTAACTGTAGAGAATGAGCAGGCGATATATACCCAATTTAGCAACCCATTGGCGAAGGCCTCTCTAACAACCGAGCCAAAGGAGAAACAGTATGCCATTGCCTAAGATGGCGTGCTTATCGCCAGAGCTACGTGTGTTACGTCAGTTAATCGAAGCATTATTATTTGAGGCATGCGTTTCAGTGACTCGTGAAGAGGTTGCTGCACAGACATGTTGTTTTCGTTGGCAGATGCGGGAGCATTATTATTCCGTTGAGGGAAGAGAAGGGGCGTTTGGTCGCATTCGTATTGATATTGCTTCATTGAAGTTTAGGTTAAATCCACAGGCTTCTGATTTTAACAAGCCGACATTAACCGATGTCATGCAAGATTTGCCGACAAGCTTTCGAGTAAAAACGGCTATGGATGATGAGTTTCAACAAACGATCGCCTTGTGTTTATGGAACACACAATACCTGCCAATGGTGTTATCGCGTCGCTGTTGTGATTACAGCCAATTAGAAACCAGCCTTGATGAAGGTCATCCTTATCATCCCTCTTTTAAGGCGAGAACTGGGTTTAGTTTAGATGATCATCAAAGCTATGGGCCTGAAGCGGGGCAAACATTTTCTCTGCGTTGGCTGGCCGTGAAACAGAGCTACCTTAACGTACAATTGCCACTGGATCCTGTCTCTTTCTGGCTGCAAGAACTAGGCGAGCGCCATTGGCATCAATTAACGCAGCTGCTTGCACAACACCAAGGGGATTGGCAGTCCTATGGTTTAGTGCCTATCCACCCTTGGCAATGGCAGCAACTGCAACAAGCATGGCTTCTTGATGCCCAGCGTAACAAAAGCGTGATTGACCTTGGTGAGCTAGGGGATGCTTATCGTGCAACTCAATCAGTCCGCACTTTAATGAACGTGAGTGATCCGTTAAAAGCCCATATTAAGTTACCGATGAATATGGTGAATACCTCTTCTCGTCGCACATTAGAACCACACTCGATTTGCAGTGCACCTGCTATATCAGAGTGGATAGCTAATATTGTGGCGAGTGATCCCGAATTAACACATTTGGTAGCACTCAAAGAGTATGCCGGCATTCACTTTCAGCCTCCTGAATGTGCGTTGAATCAAGCCCCAGCCGATGGTCAGCTTGGGGTGATTTTCCGTGAAAGTGTCCAGAGCCAGTTGGCACCGAATCAGCAAGCGATCCCATTTAATGCCTTGATGATGATAGAGCGTGATGGCTTACCTTTTATTAGCGATTGGGTTGAAAAGTATGGTTTAGCCACATGGTTAATACGCTTGTTTGAGGTTGCTATCACACCTGTGTGGCATATGTTGGTGAAACATGGTGTTGCGTTGGAAGCTCACGGTCAGAACATGGTGTTAGTGCACCAAGATGGGTGGCCAGAGCGTCTGATGGTGCGTGACTTTCATGAGAGTGTTGAATACCACGCTGATTTTCTTGCGGACCCCACTCAGTTACCTGATTTTCCTGAATTAAGCCCTTTATATCAAGATGCTCCGCCCGATCTTTATTATGAGATGAGTTCGGTTGAATTACTGCGAGAGTTAGTCATGGATACGCTCTTTGTATTTAATCTGACAGAAGTTTCGTACTTGATCGAAACACACTATCACTTTGAGGAAAGCGCTTTTTGGGCATTGGTCAACCAGTGTTTGAAGCGTTATGCCATACAGCATCCAGAACTTGCTACTCGCCTTGCTTGTCTGCATTACGACACCACACACATTATGACGGAATCGCTGATGACGCGAAAACTTGCGGCTTCTCGCGATGAGTGCCATCACGCGATTCCTAATATTTTAACCTTATGTGACAAATAACAAGGATTGTATGATTTACGTAAATGACGACTATTACGGTCAGCATTATTTTGATGATCTTTATGCTACTTTTTCTGATCACCCTGTGCTTGGACAGTGCCAAGGAAAACGTATCGCTGTGTGCTGTAGCGATCCTGCTTATTGGTTAGCACTATGTTTATACGTAAAAGCCCAAGGTGGCTCTTTGTATCCTATTTATGCGCAAACCCCACGGTTAGCAGCAAAACGTTTAGCGGATAGGGCGCAGTGCCATTATCTGCTGATTGAAAGCGGTGAACATTGTATGGTGCTGACGCGGCAAACCATAGATCCTAGTGATAATGATGTTCAGCCTGTATTGGTGCAAACGAGCTCAGGAACAACGGGCGAGCCGAAAGTGATTACTCGCAGCTGGGAAATGATCGAGAAAGAGCTAACCAGTTATGTCGTGACATTTACCCAGCCAAATACAATGACGCCATTAATTGCCTGCCCAATTACGCATTCTTATGGCTTGATCGCGGGTGTGTTGGTTGCGCTAAAACGGGGTCTCAAGCCCGTTATTATTAGTAATATTAATCCTAAATATCTGATCAAAAAGCTGCTTACAACAGAAAAGCCTTTGCTGTATTCATCACCAACACTAATTCAATCTGTGGTGAAGTTGTACCCATCTACAGCACGTATCCATGCCGTGATGACCTCTGGTACCGTGATCCCGCAAGAGTGGTTCATGGCATTGAAAACGAAAACAGACCATGTTTTTCAGCAATATGGTTGTTCTGAAGTTGGCTGTATTGCCGTGAATGCGGATACACAAGGCGCGGATCAGCTGGGTTACCCATTACCTCACCTCATTGTCGAGGCGGGAGAAAGTCGCGATACACCTGCTGAAATTAAAATTACAGCTGATGGCCGAAGTATCCATACACATGACCTCGGTTACTACAATGCGCAAGGCGTTTTGTGTTTTGTATCACGCTTGGATGACACCATAAATGTCGCAGGTCTACATGTTTACCCCAAAGATGTTGAAGATGTCGTAATGGAGTTGCCTGAAGTCAGTGAGGCCGTGATCTTCAAGCGTCACGACTCGCTTGCTGGTGATAGGGTGTGCTTACAGTTTATCGCTTCAGAGAGGCTAGAACCTAGCCGCATTCGTCATTGGTGTAGTACGCGTCTAGCGTCTTTTCAACTGCCCGTTGATATTGAACAAGTCGAGCATATTGAAAAATTAGCGAACGGAAAAATTAGCCGTAAAGCATTA harbors:
- a CDS encoding IucA/IucC family protein; its protein translation is MKNIAEHASFQAFMNCYLREADQGHWSQANVWYQKLNNCSKKQPEREGLWVVEVPLTHLEGKLAVEVSYKTNVGRHSFGDIWLQRNHGWQQETPLNAVFMLVREIYSALDADPIIVSRKERELVLRIIDSEQIMARYITERHADPLLKSTRFIDAEQALLFGHWQHPTPKSRQGMVDYHHRLYAPEQKGEFMLHYFKVERSLVCQRSAISLSAEDIIQQSLAVEALALEDAEATDYVILPMHPIQAQWLLHQPHVMALISQHRIINCGLHGVSFTATSSVRSLYNPVIPWMYKFSLPIKITNSLRVNKRHELEAGVVMASLYHKTGFSSRYPSFQIVSDPAYITVDLPGYSESGFEVIIRDNPFQQGRDENTVTIAALTQDPLPGQQSLLHDIITTLVEKTAASLAQVSMKWFARYWDCAIDPMIRLYDEHGIALEAHQQNSVIALMDLYPDTYYFRDNQGFYLSTAYRTYLESLEPSSATVHDLYFDDQVIVDRFSYYLMVNHLFSIIGRFGADGLIDETTLLLFAQQRLMALKTSLTGAGYRFVDSLLSRDFIPSKANLLTRLHDIDELTVENEQAIYTQFSNPLAKASLTTEPKEKQYAIA
- a CDS encoding AMP-binding protein; translated protein: MIYVNDDYYGQHYFDDLYATFSDHPVLGQCQGKRIAVCCSDPAYWLALCLYVKAQGGSLYPIYAQTPRLAAKRLADRAQCHYLLIESGEHCMVLTRQTIDPSDNDVQPVLVQTSSGTTGEPKVITRSWEMIEKELTSYVVTFTQPNTMTPLIACPITHSYGLIAGVLVALKRGLKPVIISNINPKYLIKKLLTTEKPLLYSSPTLIQSVVKLYPSTARIHAVMTSGTVIPQEWFMALKTKTDHVFQQYGCSEVGCIAVNADTQGADQLGYPLPHLIVEAGESRDTPAEIKITADGRSIHTHDLGYYNAQGVLCFVSRLDDTINVAGLHVYPKDVEDVVMELPEVSEAVIFKRHDSLAGDRVCLQFIASERLEPSRIRHWCSTRLASFQLPVDIEQVEHIEKLANGKISRKALAERGIAIPALG
- a CDS encoding MATE family efflux transporter, with translation MTTPYNRALDGAVLPTFFYYAIPSLFGLLAISTAGVVDGIFVGRYLGANALAAINLLIPYFTFMFAIALMVAIGGSVVAGKHLGEKDNVSANAIFTLSLLAILAFTLVMAIFNMFFHSKIFVLLGAPPALHNEMYRYLSVMSFCFVIQLSGMVLYYFIRTDGKPMLGTIALLVGAATNIALDAFFLGYLRWEIEWAAWATTLAQTGQCLILLSFFCHKDRQLHLTHTALKISTLMQALYNGVSEFINEIAVGVVIFTVHWLLLRHSGTNGVAGFAVTNYLLFVGTMIFYGVIDAVHVLISQNFGAKQHLRVQQVMVTSSMTVLSVSLGMVTLAWFLPSYITALFLDDINDSASQHAMLFINLIWPCFIFSGLNLLLSAYFTAIQQPRQSAYIALCRGLFLPVGLLLIFVMLNTPWHFLVALPVAEAMTFVFALTLYNKQLPKQLQFV
- a CDS encoding IucA/IucC family protein, producing MPLPKMACLSPELRVLRQLIEALLFEACVSVTREEVAAQTCCFRWQMREHYYSVEGREGAFGRIRIDIASLKFRLNPQASDFNKPTLTDVMQDLPTSFRVKTAMDDEFQQTIALCLWNTQYLPMVLSRRCCDYSQLETSLDEGHPYHPSFKARTGFSLDDHQSYGPEAGQTFSLRWLAVKQSYLNVQLPLDPVSFWLQELGERHWHQLTQLLAQHQGDWQSYGLVPIHPWQWQQLQQAWLLDAQRNKSVIDLGELGDAYRATQSVRTLMNVSDPLKAHIKLPMNMVNTSSRRTLEPHSICSAPAISEWIANIVASDPELTHLVALKEYAGIHFQPPECALNQAPADGQLGVIFRESVQSQLAPNQQAIPFNALMMIERDGLPFISDWVEKYGLATWLIRLFEVAITPVWHMLVKHGVALEAHGQNMVLVHQDGWPERLMVRDFHESVEYHADFLADPTQLPDFPELSPLYQDAPPDLYYEMSSVELLRELVMDTLFVFNLTEVSYLIETHYHFEESAFWALVNQCLKRYAIQHPELATRLACLHYDTTHIMTESLMTRKLAASRDECHHAIPNILTLCDK